The following proteins are co-located in the Palaemon carinicauda isolate YSFRI2023 chromosome 3, ASM3689809v2, whole genome shotgun sequence genome:
- the LOC137634528 gene encoding RNA polymerase-associated protein LEO1-like yields the protein MMKKEVTRGNDDEKEVTRGNDDEKRSNYSDNDDEKEVTTEVMMMKRKDNDDEKEVTRGNDDEKEVTRGNDDEKRSNYSDNDDEKEVTTEEVTRGNDDEKEVTRGNDDEKEVTRGNDDETEVTRGNDDEKEVTRGNNDEKRSNYSDNDDEKEVTTEVMMMKRK from the exons atgatgaaaaaagaagtaacaagaggtaatgatgatgaaaaagaagtaacaagaggtaatgatgatgaaaaaagaagTAACTACagcgataatgatgatgaaaaggaagtaacgaccgaggtaatgatgatgaaaaggaa ggataatgatgatgaaaaggaagtaacaagaggtaatgatgatgaaaaagaagtaacaagaggtaatgatgatgaaaaaagaagTAACTACagcgataatgatgatgaaaaggaagtaacgaccgag gaagtaacaagaggtaatgatgatgaaaaggaagtaacaagaggtaatgatgatgaaaaggaagTAACAAGAGGTAATGATGATGAAACGGAAGTAACAagaggtaatgatgatgaaaaggaagtaacaagaggtaataatgatgaaaaaagaagTAACTACagcgataatgatgatgaaaaggaagtaacgacagaggtaatgatgatgaaaaggaagtaa
- the LOC137634536 gene encoding eukaryotic translation initiation factor 3 subunit A-like, translating into MSCSIRHNGGDDNKKEVTTGNDDEKEVTRGNDDETEVTRGNDDETEVTRGSNYSDNDDEKEVTRGNDDEKRSNYSDNDDEKEVTRGNDDEKRSNKRDNDDEKEVTRGNDDEKEVTRGNEDEKRSNYSDNDDEKEVTTEVMMMKRK; encoded by the exons ATGAGCTGTTCAATCCGACACAATG GAGGTGATGACAATAAAAAAGAAGTAACAACAggtaatgatgatgaaaaggaagTAACAAGAGGTAATGATGATGAAACGGAAGTAACAAGAGGTAATGATGATGAAACGGAAGTAACAagag gaagTAACTACagcgataatgatgatgaaaaggaagtaacaagaggtaatgatgatgaaaaaagaagTAACTACagcgataatgatgatgaaaaggaagtaacaagaggtaatgatgatgaaaaaagaagtaacaagag ggataatgatgatgaaaaggaagtaacaagaggtaatgatgatgaaaaagaagtaACAAGAGGTAATGAAGATGAAAAAAGAAGTAACTACagcgataatgatgatgaaaaggaagtaacgaccgaggtaatgatgatgaaaaggaagtaa